Genomic DNA from Vanrija pseudolonga chromosome 3, complete sequence:
GTCAGCAACAGACAACAAACGGTACCTCGTCACGCCACATACGTGTAGTATAGAGCGGCGTTCCGTAGGAAACCACAGTCAAGTCTGTGCCCTCCTGGATAGTGTCGATGCTGTCAAGGGGCAGAGTGTAGTCATCCACAGGCACTTCTTCGACTGGACTTGTTAGAAGAACCCTTAGATCGTTTGAAAAGAGCCTCACCAGCAGCACGGTACCTGAGTGTGTTAGATGTGTTCAATTTCCAGTACAAAGCTCCCAAGAACTCACAGGACCTTAGGCTCAAAGACAATCGTAGGGTTGGGGTCGCGAATGGCCGCCAACAGCACACCCTTCGCCTGGATGGGAGACCTGATAACGGCTACCTTGAGACCGGCGGCTCCGAGGAAGAAGCCCTGGATGATCAGCTTTCGGGACCGACGCAGTGGCTTACTTCGGGACTCTGCGAGTGGTACAGACCGCCGTGACCGACACTCATAATGGGAGCTCGCACTGTAAAGGAGCCGCCTGGCAGTGGGTAACCCCCACCGCTGGCGTAGCGTTGCTTCGCTGCTTCGTTGACGAGCTGAGTTGTCAGTGGACTTCTTTCGTTGGAGCTTGAAGCAACGCACCTGGTCAAAAGCTGGGAAAATCTGGCACTGTCAGACGCAATGCTCGCAATTGTGGTATGATACACGTACGTAGTCTCCGAACTGGATCTCCGCAATCGCAGTAGATCCCACACTCGCCAGGCCGATGCCAAAGCCTGCAATACCTTGCTCAGTGAGCGGAGTGTTGAAGACGCGCTTCTGGCCTGCGATGCGTTAGCCAACACACCGGTGACCAAGAACGGTAACCTACCAAACTCCTCTGCCAGTCCATGGGTACAGCGGCTGTATCTATGTTAGCTGCCGTGGCTGGAAAGAGGACGGAGGACAAGACGCCAGCCCGTAGTTTTAAAGAAATACCACTCACAACACTCCATGAGCTTTCACATCCTCGCCAAACACAAATGCCCTAGGGTTGGTCTCAAGCGCAGTCCTGTTTACTGTCAGCCTATAAACAAGACAGAGGCCACGTCTTGTTCACCCACTTGAGAGCATCGCGAATGGCTTGATGAAGACTCATCTTGCGGGTCTCGCGACCCTTCCCTGTCGGTCCACGAAGTCCATGACCATCGGCGAAAAGAAGACCGGGAGTAGCCAAAGCCTGTGTTGTCAGCATCATACGGTCAAGTCACACAAGCTCGAGAGAACGTACAGCCTCACGGGTAGACTTGAGGAGGTTGCTGCTTCCCAGGGAAGGCTCTGCCTCCTGAGCAGATGCCTCTGACGGAACTGCTCTTGCCGGAGGGACCTCTGGCGATGCTGCTGCCTTGCCAGAAGCCTGGGCAGCGGCTGCCAGGTATCGGCGCTGCTGAGTGCTGCGAGCAAGAGCGGGGCGGCTTTGGACCAGCATCTTGCCCAGGGGCGCCATGCGGCTAGTGGAGGACAGCATTCGAGATGGGGCTTGTCACCGAGACGTGTCTAGGTGAGTAGGAATGAGAATAGAGCGGTGGTTATGGGTTTGTGGTTGTTACAAAGAGATTGTGGGGTCGTGTGTTGCATGTATGCAGTCCTCTCCCTCTGGTTGTCGCGACATtcgtgggtgggttgggtggtgCACTCGTTGTAGTGCCGAGGTCATGTTCCGCCCGGAGTGACGACCCGGGGCAACTAACTCACCCTGCCTGCCGCCTCTGGTCCGGAGCCCCCACATCATACCCCACGTCGCGTCCTGCCAAATCACGTGATAGTCGATTTTGCTTCCGTCACCAAccgaccgcgccgcgttACCGTTCGACAGCCTGGCCGTGGTCGCGCTGTACCGTACCGCGCGCACCGCACCGCTGCGCCGTGTTAGAGCGCCACGTTGTCGTCATGTTGTCTTTTGCCGCGACCAACCAAGATCGCGTCGCGACTGAACCACCAGCTTGATCGCCAAAGCTCAAGTGATTGCACGTCAACAATCAGGCTTGCCTAATCCCACACCCCTGTTCCCAACCCGAAAGGAAAAAGGCATTGCACCAGCCGATTACTCGTACTTCGCAATGTACGAGCCTCACCTCGACCATCAGGCGCATATTCCGTCGGGGGACGGCGAAGGTGTCTCCCTTCTcgatgagctcgacaagTTAGCTCCTATCAAGCGCTTCGATGCTTTCCCAAAGGTTCGTGCTACCCGTCAACACTGGCTGACTTCCCCTTTGTAGGTGCAATCTACCTACACCAGCAAATCTCAACGGGGCGGCCTGCTCACAGCAGTCGTGGGATTCATCATCTTCCTGCTCGTCTTGGTATGTCTCCGGCCCCCAAGCAGAATATTAATGTGTAGAACGACCTCGGAGAGTATCTCTATGGTGCACCGAACCACATCTTCAGCGTAGACCAAGGGATCGAGAGGGATCTTCAGTTGAACATTGACATTACCGTCGCCATGCCTTGTCACTGTAGGTTACCTGCCAGTCAATTGATTGTCATTGCTAACCGAATGCCTCAGACCTTACGATTGACCTCCGGGACGCTGTTGGAGACCGCCTGCATCTGAACAATGATTTCGCTAAGGAGGGGGTAAGTCGCGGTCCCAGTTGGCTTCTGGAAACTAACACTTATCTTGCAGACTCACTTCAACCCCGGGCGAGCTGTGTCAATGAAGTGAGAGCTTCAGCCATGTTTCTCATGACCACGGCTAACCCTTTGCAGGATCGGATCATCGACCAAAGTGGCATCCGTTTCTGAATTGATCTCATCCGCCAAGCGCAGGACCCCAAACCAGAAGTCGTCGCTCTCCGGCCTCCGCGCTCTCTTCACATCTCGAGACTCGGAACGCCGTCACGCTGCCTATCGTGCGACCCACGACAAGGTGGAGAATGGTCCCGCCTGTCGCATTTATGGCAGTGTTGAGGTGAAGAAGGTCACCGCCAACCTGCACATCACTTCCTTGGGCCACGGCTATGTCAGCTACGAGCACACGGACCATGCTTGTGAGTCGGAAATGAGCAGGGTTCCCGCTGACCGGGCAGTGATGAACCTTTCTCATGTCATTCACGAGTTCTCGTTTGGCCCGTTCTTCCCTGCCATCTCGCAGCCTCTTGATCTGAGTCTGGAGACAACCGACAATGGTGAGTAGCGAGGTAAGAGTCATCTCCTGACGCTTCTATCAGCCTTCACCGCCTTCCAGTACTTCTTGCGTGTTGTTCCAACCACCTATATCTCCTCTAGTCGTCGCAAGCTTGTGACTTCTCAGGCAAGTCCCCTTCTAAGGTGAACATCAATTCTAATAATGCGTAGTATGCGGTGACGGAGAACACCCGTACGTTTGATCACGGCCGGGGAGTTCCCGGTATCTTCTTCAAGTACGACATTGAGCCAATGTCCATCACGGTCGAAGAGCGCACCACCTCGCTGTACCAGTTCCTAATTCGGCTCGCAGGTGTTGTTGGTGAGTCATGGTCATGGAATATCCCAGTCTTGCTTGCATCGGCTGACTCTCTCAGGCGGAGTTTGGACCGTGGCTTCGTTCGGCCTTCGTGTTGCCAACCGCGCTCAGCGCGAGGTCATCAAGGCCacgggcaaggagaaggaggttATTCCGTCGGCGTTTTCTGCGGGCCGGGGATCAGAGAGCGCAGGCTTCATGGGAGGTGACTCTGGCGGCAACAACTGGCTTTCGAACAGGAATAGCGACTCGTATGGCGATTGGAAGAGGAGATAACGCATCAGCCTAACGCTGGCACCAGCCCCCAAGCATTAGATTCAATACCATGTGCATGTGCATGAAGCTCTCGGCAGAATTTACCTCATACTCAACCCCCAAGTGACTGACCCACCTCACCAGGCATTCTTCACTTGACGCCGGTGTGGAGAAATAACGATCCGTGGGTGTTCCATCATTCTAACTCTTCCTTCATCCACTCTTCCCTCATCCGAACTTTTCATCACTCAGCATTCGACTCACTCTTACAAACACCTCCCTCTCCACAATCACACTCACTCTTGTAGCGTCACTCTCCGTCAATAGTCTAGGTCGCTCTTCTACTTTGCACGACCACGATCCCCTCAACATCATGTCCTCCAGACTGGAGAGGCGCAGCTTCTACCAGCAGCTGGGCGAGGCAGCCCGCAGCAATCAAACCTATGTAGCTCCGAGCAACCTCCGCTGGGGCACCACCCTGGCGCAAGGTGAGGGCGTCCTTGATGGCGAAGCTCTGAACATCTCTCCAGGCCAACCTCGCCCCGACGAGGGCCTCTTCACCCAGCCTCGACTCGACCTTCGAGACGCGGGGCTTGCCAGCAACGCTGACCTTCCTCCGATGGTGCCCCTGGCCACTTACGTTTCTGCGCCCGTCTATTCTAGCGATCTGCAGCACCCAGGCCAACACCATATGGAGTCCTACGGTCTGCCGGCCGTGCCAGGGAACTGGATATCGCCGCAGCAGTGAGTACTAGCCATTCCTTCATCGAGTCGTGCTCAAAACCCGCCCAGTCACCAGGGCTTCTCTCACGCCGTTCCCGACCAGGCAGACCTCAGGAATCAAGTTGCCCAGCTCCAAGCCCAGCTTCTGGCAAGCTATGTGAATGACCCGAGGAGAACATTTGGGCTGATGTTAGAACCGCGAGCAACAGCTCAAGGACCGATCCACCGAGGCCAACAACCCCTCGCATGGAGGCCATCGTGAACCGACCAAGGACGCTGAAAAGCCTGATCCCTCGGCGAGAACCATCATGGCCCTGGAGCACAaggtggccgagctggagcagTTGGCAGCCGCCGAGTCTGCAAAGCGCAGGGAAGCTGAGAGCCGCGAACGAGGCGCCAATAAGAGCCAATCCCTCATTGCTAAAGAGAAGCACGAGGCCACGCGCAAAGCTGAGGAGCTCGAAAAGCTCCTCCATGAGGCACAGGAcagagcagcggcgaccgAGCGTGCAATGCAAGACGTGAGTTCTTACCTTGACTGTCGACGCTGACTCGTCAGCAAGCGCGAACTGACCGCTCCGAGCTGGAACGCCTCAAGTCCCAGCGGGCAATGGATGCCAACCAGAACCGCATGGTCAAAGACCATCTCGGTCGGGTCGAGGTGCGTTAGCCCCGTCCTTGTGGCACTTCACTAATCATAGCAGCACGAAAGGGATCGCCTGAAGGACAAGCTCAAGTCGATTCAGTTTGAGAACAATGCGCTCCAGAAGCGCGTTGACGAGCTGGCTCGAGAGGTAACTTGGACATGCCGGGGGTGTTGCTGAGCTGACAAGCAGAATGCTGCCATGTCCGCCGTTCAAAGGAGTCGAGGTCCGCAGGTATGCACACCAAGCAACAGAACCTGTCCTTGGCTATATCCACTGACTTGGCAGTCGGCCCACAAGATGCCAAACGGGGCGGGATCTTATCGTCACCGCGGGCCGATGGCCGCTCCGTTGTCTGTGAGCCATCTAAGCGGCAGAAGGAGAGAGCGGACCGTATGCTGACTGGGCTGAGCCTGCTGGACCACCGTCTCACCTCCCCAGTCGCCCCACGACCGTAGCAGTGGACAGACTCCTGGGAGGAGACCCCCAGTCCCCAGAGGTCAAGGTCGCCCCGCCGACTGATCCCTTCGTGAGCGGCGCGTCATATATGTGCTACTAATACTGTCGCAGGCTCAactcgagctgcttggcTGACCTCCGCtcgcgccctcgcctcgtTTGCAACCGTGAAACCGTCTCAGACCCATCGATAGAGAATAGGCGATAGTCAACTTCGAGTATGTAGCATCATGTGTATATATGTTACGGGCAGATGGCCCAATTAGTCGACTTGGGTGTAGTTGCCAGGGAAAATGCCTTGGCGACCATCAAGTCGGCCCGTCCACCAGTCCTCCGCAGAGTCGGTCCTCTCGACAATCTCGATGCGGTCTCCGGCGGAGAATGACAGGTCACCCGCAGCCTGCGAGTGCGTCAGCGTTCGGATCTCGCAGAGTCCCGCCTGACAAGCCACGTACCTGTGCTTCGTAGTCGAAGATTGCAGTGCAGTATACCTTGGCAGCTGCGCCCGGCTTCGGCTtgagaggaggagggggagggggcgccTTCTTACCAGCTGCCGACGCAGCACTATAGGGCGGAGGCGCAGACACATTCCGAGCAGCATACGAGCCACCAGTCGATTCCTTGCGCGCAAGATCAGCCTTGGATGAGGACGACACGTTGCGGGACACAGCCGATCCACCGCGGGACTGCTGAAGAAGCTTGGCTAAATGTCAGCGTTGTTGTTCAGACGGCACGCCTACCAGTCGTAACCAGGCGCTTGGTGATTCCCAGCTCCTCAAGCTGCTCGCCCGcttcgccgcgctgctcaaAGTAGACATTCTCGATGtcacggcgctcgaggtcgtacTTGCCGTCGGTGAACGACTGAAGCTTCTCGAGCATGATGTAGTACACGTTGAGCCTGCGAGAATCAGCGTTGCGGCCTATTTGCCAAGGCCCCGCCCTGCACATACTGCATGTAGTAGAACGAGTGGAAGAGGGGGTCGACAAACTGAGTCGCCATTCGCAGGAACTCGGGAAGCTCGGTCTTGAGGAGGTTGTTGTAGTGCTCGTACTCGCCGGCAGCCAGCTCAAAGTCCTGTTCGACCTTGAACAGGTtcttctcgtccttgagcgacttctccttcttgtcTCTAAGCTTGTTGAGACTGTTGTTGTGACGGTCATAGTCGACGAGCTTGTGGTCGCGCTTCGTGCAAGTCTTTCGGATCTTCTTGCAGATGTCGTTCAGCTCCTTGCTGGGCTGGACGATGCGAGACTCGATGAGATCAAGCTCGGGCTGGAGCGTTTCTGTCGCTGTCAGCGCGCGAGTTCTCCGTCATAATCGTACCTTTCAGCTCCTCCATGAGGCGCTGGTAAGAAGCAATGTTCTTGATCGTCACCTCGGACTGCGGGAACTTGGACGCGAGGTTGTACTCGTTGCCGATGGGCGCGAACAGCGTAGCAAGAGACCCAGAGAAGCTGTTTCCCGACGTGAGAAGTGCTGGAGCTGTCAGCACACGCACACAAGTGCAATGGTGCACTTACATGTCACTGCGTCGCGAAACACGACCGAGTCCTTGTGCATCTTCTCCGACGCAGCCTCGATGGCAGCGAACTTGCGTTCCCTGTGGTTGTCGTGAGCCCAATGTTGtgcctcgcgcagcagcacgttGCAACACCTACCAGTCGTTGTACTCGGCATCGGTCGACTCTGAAGAGAAACAGGTCAGCTGCCTAGTTCGAGGGGTATCAAGACAAGCCTAGACATACTCTTGGACATGCCAAACTTGGAGGTCAAGTTGTGCGGCGTCCTGTAGCCATTGTCAGTGCTCTGGCCGTTGGGCGCGCGGAGTCGGACTCACCGCTGAAGGGCCTTTGTCATGCCCTTCATGATGGCTAGATGATTTCGATGGGTGCCGACTTGGGTAGGATGAAGGTGGGGAGGAAGTGGGACgtaggtggtggtggtgttggtgatgGGTagatgggtggtggtgccgacgTAAGTACTCCAGGGCGGTGCGGTCGCTGCGCTGGCCGGCGGTGTCTGGGGTCGGTGCAATGACGCGGACACCCTCGCTGAGCGGAACCAAATTtcactaccaccaccaacgaACCTGAAAGCTTGGGCCTTGGCACCCACTACTACCCTCCACCGCTCCAACTGAAGCAAGAGCAACTTTCAAGCGTACACGTCTAATCAAAGTCACATTAAAGCTTGGTAGTAGCAGCGTATAAAGCAATCCCACAGCGTGGGCGGAGATTCGTCTCCGGCAGCGGAGTGGGTGTCTACTGTGAAATGAACGACGCCTCGCTGTACATCCATCCCTTGACCGCCACCTTCTTGTCTCCCGACAAGTCGACATTCAGCGTGGCCGGGTTGTGGTACTGAGGAGTTGTCAACCTGGGCAACCTCAACCGTCATCAAGAATACTCACCTGGAAGATGTAGGGCTTTGTTCCAGTGACAGCGGCCAGGCCCTTGCGGAGAACGTAAGGAATCTCCGCCAGCACATCGACCTTCTCAACCAAGCCGCCCGTGACGTCGTCGATGGTGACACTGGCTTCGAACTTGCCGGCCTTGTCCGAGCGGTCTCCGGCCCAAACAAACGTGAGGCCAGTGGGAGCGAGGTAGCCAGTCTCCTGGTCCTTGACGGGGTTCAAGTGCTTGGCTTCCGCAACATCGCTGTTGGGAACTGGCCAGGCCGACGTAGCAGGACGGGTTTGACCAACAACACCAACACGCGACTC
This window encodes:
- the DIN4 gene encoding 2-oxoisovalerate dehydrogenase subunit beta 2, mitochondrial, whose product is MLSSTSRMAPLGKMLVQSRPALARSTQQRRYLAAAAQASGKAAASPEVPPARAVPSEASAQEAEPSLGSSNLLKSTREAALATPGLLFADGHGLRGPTGKGRETRKMSLHQAIRDALKTALETNPRAFVFGEDVKAHGVFRCTHGLAEEFGQKRVFNTPLTEQGIAGFGIGLASVGSTAIAEIQFGDYIFPAFDQLVNEAAKQRYASGGGYPLPGGSFTVRAPIMSVGHGGLYHSQSPEGFFLGAAGLKVAVIRSPIQAKGVLLAAIRDPNPTIVFEPKVLYRAAVEEVPVDDYTLPLDSIDTIQEGTDLTVVSYGTPLYTTLRAIELLTNPPPSLVQFLPERLRPPNPAPSIQLIDLRAINPLPINEITEAVRKTGRLVVVHEAGKSGGVGNNLAGEVGRRAFDYLEAPVGLVSGWDMPVPLAYEKFYQPDVIRVFDQLVQTLSY
- the ERV41 gene encoding ER-derived vesicles protein ERV41, with the protein product MYEPHLDHQAHIPSGDGEGVSLLDELDKLAPIKRFDAFPKVQSTYTSKSQRGGLLTAVVGFIIFLLVLNDLGEYLYGAPNHIFSVDQGIERDLQLNIDITVAMPCHYLTIDLRDAVGDRLHLNNDFAKEGTHFNPGRAVSMKIGSSTKVASVSELISSAKRRTPNQKSSLSGLRALFTSRDSERRHAAYRATHDKVENGPACRIYGSVEVKKVTANLHITSLGHGYVSYEHTDHALMNLSHVIHEFSFGPFFPAISQPLDLSLETTDNAFTAFQYFLRVVPTTYISSSRRKLYAVTENTRTFDHGRGVPGIFFKYDIEPMSITVEERTTSLYQFLIRLAGVVGGVWTVASFGLRVANRAQREVIKATGKEKEVIPSAFSAGRGSESAGFMGGDSGGNNWLSNRNSDSYGDWKRR
- the RVS167 gene encoding Regulator of cytoskeleton and endocytosis; translation: MKGMTKALQRTPHNLTSKFGMSKKSTDAEYNDWERKFAAIEAASEKMHKDSVVFRDAVTSLLTSGNSFSGSLATLFAPIGNEYNLASKFPQSEVTIKNIASYQRLMEELKETLQPELDLIESRIVQPSKELNDICKKIRKTCTKRDHKLVDYDRHNNSLNKLRDKKEKSLKDEKNLFKVEQDFELAAGEYEHYNNLLKTELPEFLRMATQFVDPLFHSFYYMQLNVYYIMLEKLQSFTDGKYDLERRDIENVYFEQRGEAGEQLEELGITKRLVTTAKLLQQSRGGSAVSRNVSSSSKADLARKESTGGSYAARNVSAPPPYSAASAAGKKAPPPPPPLKPKPGAAAKVYCTAIFDYEAQAAGDLSFSAGDRIEIVERTDSAEDWWTGRLDGRQGIFPGNYTQVD
- the SVF1_1 gene encoding Survival factor 1: MVSRFHPFAVSSGSIVVDGKIIDAKGDAMFVHAIQGGMRPNLTAARWNFTFFTTGGGYEDSEIGSVRAIFMEFQTTDDYGPGGKNSERATVSVGLVYASSLPESRVGVVGQTRPATSAWPVPNSDVAEAKHLNPVKDQETGYLAPTGLTFVWAGDRSDKAGKFEASVTIDDVTGGLVEKVDVLAEIPYVLRKGLAAVTGTKPYIFQYHNPATLNVDLSGDKKVAVKGWMYSEASFISQ